Proteins encoded together in one Thermomonospora curvata DSM 43183 window:
- the hrpA gene encoding ATP-dependent RNA helicase HrpA has protein sequence MTTPLAELRQRLPQLMAEDRHRLRRRIDGACKLREETRLAAVTAKIAADVERAEAKVARRRAAVPPITYPAELPVTQKKDEIAAAIRDHQVVIVAGETGSGKTTQLPKICLELGRGVLGTIGHTQPRRLAARAVATRIAEELGTTLGELVGYKVRFTDTSSDDTLVKLMTDGILLAEIQGDRLLRRYDTIIIDEAHERSLNIDFLLGYLKEILPRRPDLKVIITSATIDPERFSAHFGGAPIVEVSGRTYPVEVRYRPIVDPDDPEADPDRDQIQAISDAVDELCAEGPGDILVFLSGEREIRDTAEALAKRDLPGTEILPLYARLSAAEQQRVFQPHRGRRIVLATNVAETSLTVPGIKYVIDPGTARISRYSHRLKVQRLPIEAISQASANQRKGRCGRVSEGICIRLYSQEDFESRPEFTDPEILRTNLASVILQMTNLGLGDIAAFPFVDPPDRRNIKAGIDLLIELGALDPAAKDPRKRLTPLGRKLAQLPVDPRLGRMVLEADRLGCVREVLIIASALSIQDPRERPADKQQAADEKHRRFADPSSDFLAYLNLWNYLQERQRELSGSQFRRMCKNEFLHYLRIREWQDLHGQLKQVAKSLGVTVNTADAPPERIHQALLAGLLSHIGLLDPERRDYLGARGARFAIFPGSGLFKKPPRWVMSAELVETSRLWARVNARIEPEWIEPLAAHLVKRTYSEPHWSKRQGAAMAYERVTLYGVPIVTQRRVNYTRIDPELSRELFIRHALVGGEWDTHHAFFHENRALLEEVEELEHRARRRDILVDEETLFDFYDQRIPAEVVSVRHFDAWWKKARRKNPDLLNFDKQMLINAGAGEVSEADYPDHWQQGPLRLKLTYLFEPGADADGNDGVTVHIPLEVLNQVKADGFDWQVPGLRAELVTELIRSLPKQLRVNFVPAPDVARKVLARLSPRTEPLLAALERELRAMTGVTVPRESWDYARVPDHLKMTFRVVDGRDRTVAEGKDLEALKRRLRGKVRGTLSSAAKKDGIERSGLKSWDMDALPQVFERRHAGYAVKAYPALTDEGDSVAVRLYETPAEQRQAMWGGTRRLLLLNSPSPMKFLTGGLSNQAKLALSRSPHGSVQALLDDCVTAAADKLMAEAGGPAWDAAGFTRLHDHVRAELADTAAAIVGQVGQILSAAHEVDRRLRGTTSLALVPSLTDLRTQLKELIAPGFVTATGWQRLPDLLRYLRAMLVRLDKLPDNPGRDRLLMQQVERMRQEYEQLLRRLPAARRQEEPVRHIRWMLEEFRVSLFAQQLGTRHPVSEKRILKAIAQIPL, from the coding sequence GTGACGACGCCGCTGGCCGAGCTACGGCAGCGACTGCCCCAGCTGATGGCCGAGGACCGGCATCGGCTGCGCCGCCGTATCGACGGGGCGTGCAAGCTGCGCGAGGAGACGCGCCTGGCCGCGGTGACCGCCAAGATCGCCGCCGACGTCGAACGGGCCGAGGCGAAGGTGGCGCGCCGCCGGGCGGCGGTGCCGCCGATCACCTACCCGGCCGAGCTGCCGGTCACCCAGAAGAAAGACGAGATCGCCGCGGCCATTCGCGACCACCAAGTGGTGATCGTGGCAGGGGAGACCGGCTCGGGCAAGACCACCCAGCTGCCCAAGATCTGCCTGGAGCTGGGCCGCGGGGTGCTCGGCACGATCGGGCACACCCAGCCGCGCCGCCTGGCCGCCCGCGCCGTCGCCACCCGCATCGCCGAGGAGCTGGGCACCACGCTGGGGGAGCTGGTCGGCTACAAGGTGCGCTTCACCGACACCTCCAGCGACGACACGCTGGTCAAGCTGATGACCGACGGCATCCTGCTGGCGGAGATCCAAGGCGACCGGCTGCTGCGCCGCTACGACACGATCATCATCGACGAGGCCCACGAACGCAGCCTCAACATCGACTTCCTGCTGGGCTACCTGAAGGAGATCCTGCCCCGCCGCCCCGACCTGAAGGTGATCATCACCTCGGCGACCATCGACCCGGAGCGGTTCTCGGCGCACTTCGGCGGCGCCCCCATCGTGGAGGTCTCCGGCCGCACCTACCCGGTGGAGGTCCGCTACCGCCCCATCGTCGACCCCGACGACCCCGAGGCCGACCCCGACCGCGACCAGATCCAGGCCATCAGCGACGCGGTGGACGAGCTGTGCGCCGAGGGCCCCGGCGACATCCTGGTGTTCCTGTCCGGCGAACGGGAGATCCGCGACACCGCCGAGGCGCTGGCCAAACGGGACCTGCCCGGCACCGAGATCCTGCCGCTGTACGCCCGGCTGTCGGCGGCCGAGCAGCAGCGCGTCTTCCAGCCGCACCGCGGTCGGCGGATCGTGCTGGCCACCAACGTCGCCGAGACCTCGCTGACGGTCCCGGGCATCAAATACGTCATCGACCCCGGCACCGCCCGCATCTCCCGCTACAGCCACCGCCTGAAGGTCCAGCGCCTGCCGATCGAGGCGATCTCCCAGGCATCGGCCAACCAGCGCAAGGGCCGCTGCGGCCGGGTCTCCGAAGGCATCTGCATCCGCCTGTATTCGCAAGAGGACTTCGAAAGCCGCCCGGAGTTCACCGACCCGGAGATCCTGCGCACCAATTTGGCCTCGGTCATCTTGCAGATGACCAACCTGGGCCTGGGCGACATCGCCGCCTTCCCGTTCGTCGACCCGCCGGACCGGCGCAACATCAAGGCCGGCATCGACCTGCTGATCGAACTGGGGGCCCTCGACCCGGCCGCCAAGGACCCGCGCAAACGGCTCACCCCGCTGGGCCGCAAACTGGCCCAGCTCCCGGTGGACCCCCGCCTGGGCCGCATGGTGCTGGAGGCCGACCGGCTCGGCTGCGTCCGCGAGGTCCTCATCATCGCCTCCGCCCTGTCCATCCAGGACCCGCGGGAACGCCCCGCCGACAAGCAGCAGGCCGCCGACGAAAAGCACCGCCGCTTCGCCGACCCGTCCTCGGACTTCCTGGCCTACCTGAACCTGTGGAACTACCTGCAGGAGCGGCAGCGGGAGCTGTCCGGCAGCCAGTTCCGCCGCATGTGCAAGAACGAATTCCTGCACTACCTGCGGATCCGCGAATGGCAGGACCTGCACGGCCAGCTCAAACAGGTCGCCAAGAGCCTGGGCGTGACCGTCAACACCGCCGACGCCCCGCCCGAGCGCATCCACCAGGCGCTGCTGGCCGGGCTGCTGTCGCACATCGGGCTGCTGGACCCCGAACGGCGCGACTACCTGGGCGCCCGCGGCGCCCGCTTCGCCATCTTCCCCGGCTCGGGGCTGTTCAAGAAACCGCCGCGGTGGGTCATGTCGGCCGAGCTGGTGGAGACCTCGCGGCTGTGGGCCCGCGTCAACGCCAGGATCGAACCGGAGTGGATCGAACCGCTCGCCGCCCACCTGGTCAAACGCACCTACAGCGAACCGCACTGGTCCAAACGGCAGGGCGCGGCGATGGCGTACGAACGGGTCACCCTCTACGGGGTGCCCATCGTCACCCAGCGCCGGGTCAACTACACCCGCATCGACCCGGAACTGTCGCGGGAGCTGTTCATCCGGCACGCCCTGGTGGGCGGCGAATGGGACACCCACCACGCCTTCTTCCACGAGAACCGGGCGCTGCTGGAAGAAGTCGAGGAGCTGGAGCACCGGGCCCGCCGCCGCGACATCCTGGTCGATGAGGAGACCTTGTTCGACTTCTACGACCAGCGCATCCCCGCCGAGGTCGTCTCCGTCCGGCACTTCGACGCCTGGTGGAAGAAGGCCCGCCGCAAGAATCCGGACCTGCTGAACTTCGACAAGCAGATGCTGATCAACGCCGGTGCCGGCGAGGTCAGCGAGGCCGACTACCCCGACCACTGGCAGCAGGGCCCGCTGCGGCTGAAACTGACCTACCTGTTCGAACCCGGCGCAGACGCCGACGGCAACGACGGCGTCACCGTGCACATCCCCCTGGAGGTCCTCAACCAGGTCAAAGCGGACGGGTTCGACTGGCAGGTGCCGGGGCTGCGCGCCGAACTGGTCACCGAGCTGATCCGCTCGCTGCCCAAGCAGCTGCGGGTCAACTTCGTGCCCGCCCCCGACGTGGCCCGCAAGGTGCTGGCCCGGCTCTCGCCCCGCACCGAGCCGCTGCTGGCGGCGCTGGAACGCGAGCTGCGCGCCATGACCGGCGTCACCGTGCCCCGCGAAAGCTGGGACTATGCGCGCGTCCCCGACCATCTGAAGATGACCTTCCGGGTGGTCGACGGCCGCGACCGCACCGTCGCCGAGGGCAAGGACCTGGAGGCGCTGAAACGGCGGCTGCGCGGCAAGGTCCGCGGCACCCTCTCAAGCGCCGCCAAAAAGGACGGCATCGAGCGCAGCGGGCTGAAGAGCTGGGACATGGACGCCCTCCCCCAGGTCTTCGAACGCCGCCACGCCGGATACGCGGTCAAGGCCTACCCGGCGCTGACCGACGAAGGCGACAGCGTCGCCGTGCGCCTGTATGAGACCCCGGCCGAGCAGCGGCAGGCCATGTGGGGCGGCACCCGCCGGCTGCTGTTGCTGAACTCGCCGTCCCCGATGAAGTTCCTGACCGGTGGGCTGAGCAACCAGGCCAAGCTGGCCTTGAGCCGGAGCCCGCACGGCTCGGTGCAGGCGCTGCTGGACGACTGCGTCACCGCCGCCGCCGACAAGCTCATGGCCGAGGCCGGCGGGCCCGCCTGGGACGCGGCGGGCTTCACCAGGCTGCACGACCATGTGCGCGCCGAGCTGGCCGACACCGCCGCCGCCATCGTCGGCCAGGTCGGGCAGATCCTGAGCGCCGCGCACGAGGTCGACCGGCGGCTGCGCGGCACCACCAGCCTTGCGCTGGTGCCGTCGCTGACCGACCTGCGCACTCAGCTCAAGGAGCTGATCGCCCCCGGGTTCGTCACCGCCACCGGCTGGCAGCGCCTGCCCGACCTGCTGCGCTACCTGCGGGCGATGCTGGTGCGGCTGGACAAGCTGCCCGACAACCCCGGCCGGGACCGGTTGCTGATGCAGCAGGTGGAGCGGATGCGGCAGGAGTACGAGCAGCTGCTGCGCCGCCTGCCCGCGGCCCGCCGCCAGGAGGAGCCCGTCCGGCACATCCGGTGGATGCTGGAGGAGTTCCGGGTCAGCCTGTTCGCCCAGCAGCTGGGCACCCGCCATCCGGTCTCCGAAAAACGCATCCTCAAGGCCATCGCCCAGATCCCGCTGTGA
- a CDS encoding ester cyclase — MGSTAAEAADLRARREAVVREHMEAENALDFDRALSTFDHPRYELMATGQVFDGPEEVMGYYRTTREAFPDQRNENVVLRHADDAVIAEFDLKGTHLGPYLGFPPTGKSFTCRMAALFLFEGDRIVCERVYFDLTTIAAQLGLLGEVAKLAEPAG, encoded by the coding sequence GTGGGAAGCACAGCGGCGGAGGCAGCGGATCTGCGGGCCAGGCGCGAGGCGGTCGTCCGCGAGCACATGGAGGCCGAGAACGCACTGGACTTCGATCGGGCACTGAGCACCTTCGACCATCCCCGCTATGAGCTGATGGCCACCGGCCAGGTCTTCGACGGGCCCGAGGAGGTCATGGGCTACTACCGGACCACCCGCGAGGCCTTCCCGGACCAGCGCAACGAGAACGTGGTGCTGCGGCACGCCGACGACGCGGTGATCGCCGAGTTCGACCTCAAAGGCACCCATCTGGGCCCTTACCTGGGTTTTCCACCCACTGGCAAGTCGTTCACCTGCCGGATGGCGGCGCTGTTCCTGTTCGAGGGCGACCGCATCGTCTGCGAGCGGGTCTACTTCGACCTGACCACCATCGCCGCACAGCTGGGGCTGCTCGGCGAGGTGGCCAAACTGGCGGAACCGGCCGGCTGA
- a CDS encoding aldo/keto reductase, giving the protein MKTRTFAGTRVGAVGLGCMSMSWAYGPSERDDRASQALIREAVELGVTFLDTSDVYGLGHNETLIGRALAGIRDRVVLCTKGGLVGDPDTGRVGRNGSPRHLKQAAEASLRRLGTDVIDLYYLHRVDPEVPLADSWGALAELVAEGKVRRIGLSEVTVAQAEEAHAIHPVSAIQSELSLWTRDPTGVPGGTAGGMSGQGMSDQEAGDVVGWCAAHGAVFVAFSPLGRGFLTGTITKADFEEGDIRRRNPRFQEEALRRNMRIVEAVRRVAERHGATPAQVAIAWVLARGEHVIPIPGTKKSRYLRENAAAADLELTAADLAELDALPAPVGDRY; this is encoded by the coding sequence ATGAAGACACGGACGTTCGCCGGCACCCGGGTGGGTGCGGTCGGTCTGGGCTGCATGAGCATGAGCTGGGCCTACGGCCCGTCCGAACGCGACGACCGGGCCTCGCAGGCGCTGATCCGCGAGGCGGTGGAGCTGGGCGTGACGTTCCTGGACACCTCCGACGTCTACGGCCTGGGCCACAACGAGACGCTGATCGGCCGGGCGCTGGCCGGCATCCGCGACCGGGTCGTGCTGTGCACCAAGGGCGGGCTGGTCGGCGACCCGGACACCGGACGGGTCGGCCGCAACGGCTCGCCCCGCCACCTCAAGCAGGCGGCCGAGGCCAGCTTGCGGCGGCTCGGCACCGACGTCATCGACCTGTACTACCTGCACCGGGTCGATCCGGAGGTGCCGCTGGCCGACAGCTGGGGCGCGCTGGCCGAGCTGGTCGCCGAGGGCAAGGTGCGGCGGATCGGGCTGTCGGAGGTCACCGTGGCCCAGGCCGAGGAGGCGCACGCCATCCACCCGGTCTCGGCGATCCAGTCGGAGCTGTCGCTGTGGACGCGCGACCCGACCGGCGTTCCCGGCGGCACCGCCGGCGGGATGAGCGGCCAGGGCATGTCGGACCAGGAGGCCGGGGACGTGGTGGGCTGGTGCGCCGCCCACGGCGCGGTGTTCGTGGCGTTCTCCCCGCTGGGCCGGGGCTTTCTGACCGGCACGATCACCAAGGCCGACTTCGAGGAGGGCGACATCCGGCGGCGCAACCCCCGCTTCCAGGAGGAGGCGCTGCGCCGCAACATGCGGATCGTCGAGGCGGTCCGCCGGGTCGCCGAGCGGCACGGCGCCACCCCGGCGCAGGTCGCCATCGCCTGGGTGCTGGCCCGCGGCGAGCATGTGATCCCGATCCCGGGCACCAAGAAGTCCCGCTACCTGCGGGAGAACGCCGCCGCCGCGGACTTGGAGCTGACCGCCGCGGACCTGGCGGAGCTGGACGCCCTGCCGGCCCCGGTCGGTGACCGCTACTGA
- a CDS encoding ROK family transcriptional regulator: protein MRAAPSPEEARRHNLGTLLRHIHLRGAASRAELAEGMGLNRSTIMALTGELTAAGVVREELPREVRRRAGRPSLVVRPESTRVYVLAFDIGVDRLVAARVGLGGVILERRESARPRGPFDPDEVVGALASFTRQLVRRADRDAVCVGAGAAFSGIVRSADGMLRYGPNLGATDVSLGDALSRRLGLGVSVAIGNDANLGALAEHRRGVGVGCNDLIYLHGDVGIGGGIIVGGRLLGGADGYGGEVGHMVVNPGGRRCGCGSRGCLEAEVGEDALLARAGQVAAGRIGRDAVRAVVDAADRGDAVARDALCRTGDWLGLGVANLVNIFNPAMVVFGGTLRDIYLGSAAQVRSRLATHGLAAPRERVKLRTAELGDDTTLIGAAELAFSEVLNDPLEVLGRLRAASSGT, encoded by the coding sequence ATGCGCGCCGCTCCGTCCCCGGAAGAGGCCCGCCGGCACAACCTGGGCACGCTGCTGCGCCACATCCATCTGCGGGGGGCGGCCTCGCGTGCCGAGCTGGCCGAGGGCATGGGCCTCAACCGCAGCACGATCATGGCGTTGACCGGCGAGCTGACCGCCGCCGGGGTGGTGCGCGAGGAGCTGCCGCGCGAGGTGCGCCGGCGGGCCGGCCGGCCGTCGCTGGTGGTGCGCCCCGAATCGACCCGGGTGTATGTGCTGGCCTTCGACATCGGGGTGGACCGGCTGGTGGCCGCCCGGGTCGGGCTGGGCGGGGTGATCTTGGAGCGGCGCGAAAGCGCCCGCCCGCGCGGCCCGTTCGACCCCGATGAGGTGGTGGGCGCGCTGGCGTCCTTCACCCGCCAGCTGGTGCGCCGGGCCGACCGGGACGCGGTGTGCGTGGGCGCGGGGGCGGCGTTCTCCGGCATCGTCCGCAGCGCCGACGGGATGCTGCGCTACGGGCCGAACCTGGGCGCCACCGACGTGTCGCTGGGGGACGCCCTGTCGCGGCGGCTGGGGCTGGGGGTGAGCGTGGCGATCGGCAACGACGCCAATCTGGGGGCGCTGGCCGAGCACCGCCGCGGCGTCGGGGTCGGCTGCAACGACCTGATCTACCTGCACGGGGACGTGGGAATCGGCGGCGGCATCATCGTCGGCGGCCGGCTGCTGGGCGGGGCCGACGGCTACGGCGGCGAGGTCGGGCACATGGTGGTCAACCCCGGCGGGCGGCGCTGCGGCTGCGGCTCGCGGGGCTGCCTGGAGGCCGAGGTCGGCGAGGACGCCCTGCTGGCGCGGGCCGGGCAGGTCGCCGCCGGGCGGATCGGCCGGGATGCGGTGCGCGCCGTGGTGGACGCCGCCGACCGCGGCGACGCCGTCGCCCGCGACGCGCTGTGCCGGACCGGCGACTGGCTGGGGCTGGGCGTGGCCAACCTGGTCAACATCTTCAACCCCGCCATGGTCGTCTTCGGGGGGACGCTGCGGGACATCTACCTGGGGTCGGCCGCGCAGGTCCGCAGCCGGCTGGCCACCCATGGGCTGGCCGCCCCCCGGGAGCGGGTGAAGCTGCGCACCGCCGAGCTGGGGGACGACACCACCTTGATCGGCGCCGCCGAGCTGGCCTTCAGCGAGGTGCTCAACGACCCGCTGGAGGTGCTGGGCCGGCTGCGCGCCGCGTCCTCCGGCACCTGA
- a CDS encoding ATP-binding cassette domain-containing protein, whose translation MSVTPVLDLRGVGKSFGPVQVLHDVALSAYAGEVTALVGDNGAGKSTLVKCLGGVWPMDRGEYLFEGRPVRVGSPREAAELGIEIVHQDLALCENLDIVQNMFLGREWRNGLVLDEAAMEELAIRALTGLSVRTIKSVRQPVSGLSGGQRQSVAIARAMLWDAKVVVLDEPTAALGVAQTQQVLEVVRRLADKGRAVVLISHNMNDVFAVADRICALYLGRTVAQVKASEVTYSQVVELITSGRMDGLDGSGAVAGRNGTGRLREAGRG comes from the coding sequence ATGTCCGTGACGCCCGTACTGGACCTGCGGGGGGTCGGCAAGAGCTTCGGCCCCGTCCAGGTGCTGCACGATGTCGCCCTGTCGGCGTACGCCGGCGAGGTCACCGCCCTGGTCGGCGACAACGGGGCGGGCAAGTCCACCCTGGTCAAATGCCTGGGCGGGGTCTGGCCCATGGACCGCGGCGAGTACCTGTTCGAGGGCCGCCCGGTGCGGGTCGGCAGTCCCCGCGAGGCCGCCGAGCTGGGCATCGAGATCGTCCACCAGGACCTGGCGCTGTGCGAGAACCTCGACATCGTGCAGAACATGTTCCTGGGCCGGGAGTGGCGCAACGGCCTGGTGCTGGATGAGGCCGCCATGGAGGAGCTGGCCATCCGCGCTTTGACCGGGCTGTCGGTGCGCACCATCAAGTCGGTGCGGCAGCCGGTGTCCGGCCTGTCGGGCGGGCAGCGGCAGAGCGTGGCCATCGCCCGCGCCATGCTGTGGGACGCCAAGGTGGTGGTGCTGGACGAGCCGACCGCCGCGCTCGGCGTCGCGCAGACCCAGCAGGTGCTGGAGGTGGTGCGGCGCCTGGCCGACAAGGGCCGGGCCGTGGTGCTGATCTCGCACAACATGAACGACGTGTTCGCGGTGGCCGACCGGATCTGCGCGCTGTACCTGGGCCGCACCGTCGCCCAGGTCAAGGCCTCGGAGGTGACCTACTCCCAGGTCGTGGAGCTGATCACCTCCGGGCGCATGGACGGCTTGGACGGCTCCGGCGCGGTCGCCGGCCGCAACGGCACCGGCCGCCTCCGCGAGGCCGGACGGGGATGA
- a CDS encoding sugar ABC transporter permease — translation MKVADADFAIDRREHTTASAVRDYWAKVRAGELGSLPAVFGLVSLIVLFTALRPETFLSERNIANLFVQAMSVTILALGLVFVLLLGEIDLSAGVTSGVCAAVMAKLMVEAGQPWYTAVLAALLTGLLIGAVIGLLVAVVRIPSFVVTLALFLGLQGITLRLIGEGGTVPVRDEVIVALANDNMPIWLGWTLAVGCSVLFAASQLLRRHRQRSRGLIAPPLGLVVGRIAVVTAALLGITFLMGLDRAPSPTVVLNGVPWGVPLVALLVITATFVLGRTVYGRHVYAVGGNAEAARRAGINVTAIRMSVFMIASTLAAVAGMVDASRLNSVTPDAGAGNVLLYAVGAAVIGGTSLFGGKGRAIDAVLGGLVISVIANGLGLLGAQAYLNMLITGGVLLLAASVDALARRRRVAVGR, via the coding sequence GTGAAGGTCGCCGACGCCGACTTCGCCATCGACCGGCGCGAGCACACCACGGCCTCGGCCGTCCGCGACTACTGGGCCAAGGTGCGCGCCGGGGAACTGGGCTCGCTGCCGGCGGTCTTCGGCCTGGTGTCGCTGATCGTGCTGTTCACCGCGCTGCGGCCGGAGACGTTTTTGTCCGAGCGCAACATCGCCAACCTGTTCGTGCAGGCCATGTCGGTGACGATCCTGGCGCTGGGGTTGGTGTTCGTGCTGCTGCTGGGCGAGATCGACCTGTCGGCCGGGGTGACCAGCGGGGTGTGCGCGGCGGTGATGGCCAAGCTGATGGTCGAGGCCGGGCAGCCTTGGTACACCGCCGTGCTCGCCGCGCTGCTCACCGGGCTGCTGATCGGCGCCGTCATCGGGCTGTTGGTGGCGGTGGTGCGGATACCGTCCTTCGTGGTGACGCTGGCGCTGTTTTTGGGCCTGCAGGGCATCACGCTGCGGCTGATCGGCGAGGGCGGCACCGTCCCGGTGCGCGATGAGGTGATCGTGGCGCTGGCCAACGACAACATGCCGATCTGGCTGGGCTGGACGCTGGCGGTCGGCTGCTCGGTCCTGTTCGCGGCCTCGCAGCTGCTGCGCCGGCACCGCCAGCGCAGCCGCGGGCTGATCGCGCCTCCTCTGGGGCTGGTGGTGGGGCGGATCGCGGTGGTGACGGCGGCGCTGCTGGGCATCACCTTCCTGATGGGCCTGGACCGCGCCCCCAGCCCGACGGTGGTGCTCAACGGCGTGCCGTGGGGCGTGCCGCTGGTGGCCCTGCTGGTGATCACAGCGACCTTCGTGCTGGGCCGCACCGTCTACGGCCGGCACGTGTACGCCGTCGGCGGCAACGCCGAGGCCGCCCGCCGCGCCGGCATCAACGTCACCGCCATCCGCATGTCGGTGTTCATGATCGCCTCCACGCTGGCCGCGGTGGCCGGGATGGTGGACGCCTCCCGGCTCAACTCCGTCACCCCCGACGCCGGCGCCGGCAACGTGCTGCTGTACGCGGTGGGCGCCGCGGTGATCGGCGGCACCAGCCTGTTCGGCGGCAAGGGCCGGGCCATCGACGCGGTGCTGGGCGGCCTGGTCATCTCGGTGATCGCCAACGGGCTGGGGTTGCTGGGCGCGCAGGCCTACCTCAACATGCTGATCACCGGCGGGGTGCTGCTGCTGGCCGCCAGCGTCGATGCGCTGGCCCGCCGCAGGCGCGTCGCCGTCGGCCGCTGA
- a CDS encoding ATP-binding cassette domain-containing protein: protein MADKATPVLQLTGVNKSFGAVKVLHDVDFAVYPGEVTALVGDNGAGKSTLIKCIAGIHPVDSGEFFFEGRPVTINSPRDAAALGIEVVYQDLALADNLDIVQNMFLGRERTRGLVLDEASMEESARQTLAKLSVRTVKSVRQLVASLSGGQRQTVAIAKAVLWQSKVVILDEPTAALGVAQTRQVLELVRRLADTGHGVVLISHNMNDVFQVADRITALYLGRVAAHVPRSAVTSTQVVELITAGRSGDLGLSPATTDNHL from the coding sequence GTGGCTGACAAGGCAACCCCGGTGCTGCAGCTGACCGGGGTCAACAAAAGCTTCGGGGCGGTGAAGGTCCTGCACGATGTGGACTTCGCCGTCTACCCGGGAGAGGTGACCGCGCTGGTCGGCGACAACGGCGCCGGCAAGTCCACCCTCATCAAGTGCATCGCGGGCATCCACCCGGTCGACTCCGGCGAGTTCTTCTTCGAGGGACGCCCGGTGACGATCAACAGCCCCCGCGACGCGGCGGCGCTGGGCATCGAGGTCGTCTACCAGGACCTGGCGCTGGCCGACAACCTCGACATCGTCCAGAACATGTTCCTGGGCCGCGAGCGCACCCGCGGGCTGGTGCTGGACGAGGCATCGATGGAGGAGTCGGCCCGCCAGACCCTCGCCAAGCTGTCGGTGCGCACCGTCAAGTCGGTGCGGCAGCTGGTGGCCAGCCTGTCGGGCGGGCAGCGGCAGACCGTCGCCATCGCCAAGGCCGTGCTGTGGCAGTCCAAAGTGGTGATCTTGGACGAGCCCACCGCCGCGCTCGGCGTCGCGCAGACCCGCCAGGTGCTGGAGCTGGTGCGGCGCCTGGCCGACACCGGCCACGGCGTGGTGCTGATCTCCCACAACATGAACGACGTCTTCCAGGTGGCCGACCGCATCACCGCCCTGTACCTGGGCCGGGTCGCCGCCCACGTCCCGCGGTCCGCCGTCACCTCCACCCAGGTGGTCGAGCTCATCACCGCCGGCCGGTCGGGGGACCTCGGCCTGTCCCCGGCGACCACCGACAACCATCTGTGA